Within Bacteroidota bacterium, the genomic segment AGGGAGGACGTAGGAGGAGCGCTGTTTCAAGACTTGCCTTTCGCCAGAAAAACAACCTGGTCATAAATGGACGTCATGGGAAGGTCAAATCCAATCGATGTCAAGTGGATGACCTCTGAAAGATCATCATAAGACTGGAATGACCAAATTCCGGAAGGTTGTTTCCTAAGAACCTCCACGTGCGGCTCTGCTTGTTCGATCAACATATATTCCTGCAAATTCGGTACGTGTTTGTATCGGTTGAATTTGCCACCTCGATCATAGGTTCCACTTGAGGGAGACAAGACTTCAATGATCAGAATCGCATTCGTATTGAGATTTTGATTCTGGCTTGAGGGTGTCTCCTCACCGCATACGACGTGAACATCAGGCATGACCACGGAAGACGTTGCATCAATTGCAAGTGTTGCATCAGGTCCATAGACGCGACACCCTTTGGATTTCGCGAACCCACGGAGTTCACCGCTGACATTCACACCAATTAAGCTGTGCACATTGGTCCCCCCTGCCATATCAAAAATGACTCCTTGATAGTATTCGGCCCTACCCTCGATGGAATCCAAATAGGTCAGGTAATCCTGAACGGTGACTTTTTCTCCGACACCCATGGTTCGTTGCCTGCAATTTTAAGGTTTGATGGCGATATCCGGATTCGGATCAAACTTGACCTTTGCGTAGATGCTGCTCAAGGGAATATCGATGTCGAGTGAGGCAAGGTGGATAACTTCCTCCATACCCGAATAGGATTGAAACAGCCAAAAACCAGTATCCGAACGTCGCAAAACGTCCACTTGGGGTTGAAACTGATCGATGAGGACGTATTCTTGAAGTGTCGGAATCTTCATGTAGATATGAAATTTGCCCCCGCGATCGTGCAAGCCTGTCGATGGTGAGAGCACTTCTACAACGACGATCGCATTCGTATGAATTTTGCTGTTTTGATTGGAGTATTTCTCATCGCCACAGACCACATGGACATCCGGCATCACGATAGCGTTTGCTGCATCGATCGCCAAATTTGCGTCGGCACCATATACTGAGCAATCTTTGTGGGAAAGCGCAGAGAGTAACGCAGAACTGCAATTCACACCAATCTTACTGTGATTGTTGGATCCCCCAGCCATATCAAAAATTTGCCCGTCATAGAATTCTGCCCGACCTTCAATGGAATCCAAATAGATCAGATAGTCATTCGCTGATACCCTCAAGTTTTTCTCTGCAGCATTCATTGGATAAAGATACGCAGAATTTGAAAGCAGGCAAAGCTAGGCTCAAGGTCGGTTTCGATCGTGTCGGGTTGTCTCACCTACTCATTGGTCACTCGGAAGCATACTACCTTCGGATTGGCCAAAACCCAAATCCACCCCCATTCCACCCAATCCCGAAATTTTTAAAACATTCACCTTCCTTCAGAGTTAAAGATTCGTATTTTTGCCCTTAATTAGAATGAGTCTAAATAAGAAATTGGTGGAATGAGTGAGAACCTCAAAGTGATCGAAGACATTGCCGGACAGGAGTACGCCTACGGCTTTGTGACTGATATTGAGAGCGATAGGGCCCCAAAAGGGCTGAATGAGGACATCGTCAGGCTCATTTCAAGCAAGAAAAATGAACCCGAATGGCTCCTGAATTGGCGTTTGCGGGCTTTTCGGCACTGGCTCACGATGAAGGAACCCCACTGGCAAAATGTTCAGTATCCGCCCATCGATTATCAGGATATCACCTATTACGCCGCGCCGAAGCAGAAGCCCAAGCTCAACAGCCTCGACGAAGTCGATCCTGAATTGCTGAAGACCTTCGCCAAGCTCGGCATCTCCATCGAAGAGCAGAAAGTACTCTCCGGCGTCGCTGTGGATATCGTATGGGACAGCACATCGGTCGTCACTACCTTCAAGGAGAAGTTGAAAACGCTCGGGGTGATCTTCATGAGCTTCGGTGAGGCCGTGCATGAGCATCCCGAACTGATCCAAAAGTACCTCGGCGCCGTGGTGCCATACAACGACAATTACTTTGCAGCCCTCAATTCGGCGGTTTTCAGCGATGGATCGTTTGTCTTCATCCCCAAAGGCGTGCGTTGCCCGATGGAATTATCGACCTATTTCCGCATCAATGAAAGCAATACCGGTCAATTTGAACGCACCCTGATCATCGCCGAGGAAGGCAGCTACGTGAGTTACCTCGAAGGTTGCACCGCCCCCAAACGCGATGAAAATCAGCTGCATGCAGCCGTCGTCGAACTCATCACGCTCGACAATGCGGAAATCAAGTATTCGACGGTGCAGAATTGGTACCCAGGCGACAAAGAGGGCAAGGGCGGCATCTACAACTTCGTCACCAAACGCGGCAATTGCCTCGGGAAAAATTCGAAAATCTCCTGGACGCAGGTCGAAACGGGTAGCGCCATCACTTGGAAATACCCAAGTTGTTACCTCACCGGCGACAATTCCGTCGGCGAATTTTACAGCGTCGCCCTGACCAATATGCATCAGCAGGCCGACACGGGAACCAAAATGGTCCACATCGGCAAAAACACACGCAGCACGATCATCAGCAAGGGGATTTCGGCAGGAAAGAGCCAAAACTCCTACCGCGGATTGGTCAAAATCTTGAAGTCAGCCGAAGGCGCGCGGAACTTTTCCCAATGCGATTCGCTGCTGCTCGGGGACAAATGCGGCGCGCACACCTTTCCTTATATAGAGGTTGCCAATCCGACAGGGCAGGTCGAGCACGAAGCCACGACGTCCAAAATCGGGGAGGATCAGATTTTTTACTGCCAACAGCGCGGCATCGATCAGGAAAAAGCCATCAGCTTGATTGTGAATGGCTTTTCGAATGCCGTTCTCAAGAATCTTCCGATGGAATTCGCAGTCGAAGCAAGGAAGCTGTTGGCCATCAGTTTGGAAGGAAGCGTTGGTTAAGTGAAAAGTGATTAGTGAAAAGTGAAAAATGAAGGGTTAGTAGTTAGCAAGTAGCAGTTAGCAGTGGTCACACGAAAACGTTTCCACTCGTCAACTGCTAAATGCTAACCGCTAACTGCTAACTGAAAAGATATGTTAGAGATCAAGGATTTACGTGTAAAGGTCGAGGACAAGGAAATCTTGAAAGGGATCAATTTGTCGGTGAAGGCCGGTGAAGTGCATGCGATCATGGGGCCGAATGGTTCCGGCAAGAGCACCTTGGCTTCCGTTTTGGCAGGCCGCGAGGAATATGAAGTGACCGACGGTTCGGTGACTTTTGACGGCAAGGATTTGCTGGAATTGAATGCAGAGGAGCGCGCTTGGGCGGGTATCTTTCTTGCATTTCAGTATCCGGTTGAGATTCCGGGCATCACCACGATTACCTTTTTGAAAACCGCTTTGGAGGAGATTCGCAAGGCGCGCGGCTTGGATCCGATGTCGGCCAAGGAATTTTTGACGCGCATGCGGGAAAAAGCCAACCTCGTCGAAATCGATCCCAAGCTCATTCAGGAGCGTTCGGTGAATGAAGGTTTTTCCGGCGGCGAAAAGAAGCGGAACGAGATTTTCCAGATGGCGATGCTTGAACCGAAGTTGGCCTTGCTCGACGAGACCGATTCCGGACTCGACATTGACGCCTTGCGCATCGTCGCAAACGGTGTGAACAAGCTGAAGAATGCCGACAACGCCGTGATCGTCGTGACGCACTATCAGCGTTTGCTCGATTACATCGTGCCCGACTTTGTGCACGTGTTGTACAACGGCCGCATCGTGAAGTCCGGCACCAAGGAACTCGCCTTCGAATTGGAGGAAAAAGGCTACGATTGGATCAAGGCCGAGGTCGATGGCGTCCCAACAGTATAAAATCGCATGACGAATACCTTAGAAATAGCTGCGGAAGTCAGGGCTTGGGCCTCCAACTACGAAATGCTGAAGAGCTTTTCCACGGGATTGCCGGCCTCCGTTGTAGCTACCCGCGACGCAGCCATGCAAACGTTTGTAAGGTTGGGCTTTCCGACCACGAAGCACGAGGAATGGAAATACACGAGCCTGCGCCGATTGGTCGAAGGCAATTTTGCTCCAGCCTTCCGCTTGCCTCAAACAGGCATTGACAACTCGGTGGACTACTTCTACGATGTCGTATTGCCGCATGGTTTTGGCAGCAACGTCGTCGTTTTGGTGAATGGTCATTTTGATCCGAATTTGTCACGTTTGCAAGCGGGTGCAATTCGGGTAGGTAGCCTGAAGGTGGCCCTCGAGAACGGCGATGCAGGCGTTTTGGAGCATTATTCCAAGATCGCTTCCTTCGAAAATCACGCCTTGGTGGCGCTCAACACGGCCATTGCTGCCGATGGCTATTACCTGCACATTCCTAGGAACACCCAATTCGCTGAACCGATCAACGTCATTCATCTTGGCGTAGGGGAAGGCGTTGCGGCCAATTCCAGAACGCTGATTTTGGTCGATGATTTATCGGAAGCCAATGTCATCGAAACATGGTACAATTGGAATGCAGCGCCCATTTGGGAGAACCATGTATCGGAAATCTCCGTCGGAGCAGGTGCGAAATTCGAATTGTGCAGCATTCAAAACGAAATCGAGGAAACCTATTCGCTGACGAGCTTCACCCAAGTGGTTCAAGGCAAGAACAGCCATTTCACCTCGGTCGTGATGAGTTCGCAAGGAGGGATCGTCCGCAACGATTTGCAGGTGCGGCATGAAGGCACGGGTTGCGAAACCCACCTCAATGGCTTGACCCTGCTCGATGGCAATACGCATGTCGATCACCATACTTTGGTGGACCATGCGATGCCGCATTGCTACAGCAACGAAAACTACAAGACTGTGTTGGACGGCAGAAGCACCGCGGTCTTCAACGGCAAAGTGATGGTGCGTCCGGATGCACAGAAAACCAACGCCTTTCAGAGCAACAAAACCTTGCTGCTTTCCGAAGGCGCCTCTGTGCAAACCAAGCCACAACTTGAAATTTTTGCCGACGACGTCAAATGTTCGCATGGCGCGACAACAGGCCGTCTCGATGAAACCGCGCTTTTTTACATGCGCAGCCGCGGCCTGTCTGCGCCCAAGGCCAAGGCCTTGTTGACCTACGCCTTCGGCGCCGAAGTTCTTGAAAAGATTTCGACGGTGGCGCTCAAGGATACCTTGGAAACCTATTTGATGCAACGATTGGGAGGCGAATGAACATGGCAACCACTGTCGCATCTCCGGAAACCGTGCTTCCCTTCGAATTGGCAAGGGTGAGGGCAGATTTTCCGATTCTGCAAACGACTGCCTACGGCAAGCCGTTGGTTTATCTCGACAATGCTGCGACGGCCCAAAAGCCGCAGGCGGTCATCGATGCGACGAGCGATTACTATGCGCATTCAAATGCCAATGTCCATCGCGGCGTGCACTATCTGAGCGATCAAGCGACACGGCTGTACGAAGGTGCACGTGACCAGATTTGCACCTATATCAATGCCATTCACCGCAGTCAGGTGGTTTTCACCAAAGGCACCACAGACAGCATCAATCTCGTAGCGCATAGTTTCGGAGAAAAGCTGAAACCGGGCGATGAAGTGCTGATTTCCGGGATGGAACACCACGCCAACATCGTGCCTTGGCACCTGCTGGCCGCGCGTTCCGGAATCAAGGTGAAGGCCATTCCACTGACGGATAGCGGAGAATTGGACTTGGAAGCAATTCCGGCATTGCTCAATGAGCGCACCAAATTGCTCGCGCTCAGCCATGTGTCCAATGCGCTCGGGACGATCAATCCCGTGAAGGAAATCATCAAAATGGCACATGCGCAGGGCATTCCCGTGCTGCTCGACGGCGCACAGGCGGTCCCGCACATGCGCGTGGACATGGAAGATCTTGATGTGGACTTCTATGCATTTTCCGGCCATAAGTTGTTTGGCCCGACGGGAACAGGTGTCCTGTATGGCAAGGACAAATGGTTGATGGACATGCGACCTTACCAAGGTGGGGGAGACATGATCGACCGCGTGACCTTGGATTATTTCACCTGGAACGATCCCCCGCACCGGTTTGAACCGGGCACACCCAATATTGCCGGCTTTGCGGGTTTGGGTGCGGCGATTGCGTACCTCAATCAGATGGATCATGTAGGTGCACTGGCCCACGAGCAGCATTTGTTGGAATTGGCAACGGCGAAGCTGTTGGAGATTCCAGGCTTGCGGATCATTGGCACAGCCCCCGAAAAAGTGGCCGTCGTGAGTTTCGTCATCGATGGCATTCACCCCAGTGATGTGGGTACCTTGCTCGACCACCGCGGTATCGCCGTTCGGACTGGACATCACTGCGCCCAACCTATTATGGACCGCTACGGGGTTCCTGCCACAACGCGGGCCTCCTTTGCATTTTACAATACTGAAGCCGAAATCGACGTCTTGATTGCCGGCCTCCACAAAGTGATCAAGATGTTTCAATGATGGAAACGACGATGCAGCAGATCGATCCCGAATTGGTGCTGGACTTGGAAAATCGCGTCATGGACGTGCTCAAGAGCATTTATGACCCCGAGATTCCGGTCAATATTTATGAGTTGGGCCTCATTTACGAAGTCGCAGTCACGCCTTTCGCAGACGTGCACATTCGCATGACGCTCACATCCCCCAATTGCCCGGTCGCAGGCAGCCTTCCCGGAGAAATCCAGGCCAAGGTCGAATGCATCCCGGAAGTCAACCATTGCGAAGTCGAAATCACATTCGATCCGCCGTGGGAGCAAAGCATGATGAGCGAAGAAGCCAAGCTTGAGCTTGGGATGATGTAAAATTGAGAATTGAGAATTGAGAATTGAGAATGTCGGTTAGACTTATGCAAGGGAGAGAAAACATATTGCATGAGAAGACGATGAACTTTGCAATTCGCATTGTGAAGATGTATCAGTTCCTTGGAGAAAAGAAAAAAGAGTACATCATGTCCAAGCAGCTTTTGCGAAGTGGCACCTCCATTGGAGCACTCGTAAGAGAATCTCAGCATGGTGAAAGTACAGCAGATTTTGTACACAAGCTTTCGATTGCACTTAAGGAAGCAAATGAGACAGCTTATTGGATCGAGTTGTTGTTAAGGTCCGCATACATTGATATGGAGATGTTTGCAAGCATCAATGATGACTGCCAAGAAATCGTAAGCCTTTTGGTCAAGATAATCAAGTCCACGAAGGAGAAGATGAAATGAAGGTCGAGAATCTAGATAGGGAAGTAGTGCGAGGATCGATTGGCCCTCAATTCTCAATTCTCAATTCTCAATCAATCGAGTTAAATTTGTAAACAAGAAACAAGAAAGATATGTATCCTCCAGAATTAGTAAAACCAATGCGCGAGGAGCTGAGCTCCAAGGGCTTTCAAGAGCTGCACACGGCTGACGAAGTTGATGCAGTCATGCACGACACGCAAGGAACCGTGTTGGTGATCGTGAACAGCGTCTGCGGTTGTGCTGCCGGTGCAGCGCGTCCAGGTATCGTGAAGGCCGTGACGTCTTCGGCGAAATTGCCAACGCATCTCACGACCGTTTTTGCGGGTGTGGACCGCGAGGCGACTGACAAGGCTAGGGCCTATATGGCACCTTATCCGCCATCGTCTCCTGCAATTGCACTCTTCAAAGATGGCAACCTCGTTCACATGATTGAGCGTCGCCACATCGAAGGCCGCAGTGCAGACATGATTGCCGGCAACTTGTTGGCGGCATTTGAAGAGCACTGCTGAGACGATATCCGCGAAAAATGGGATGCTTCGTCAAGCTGCGATGCATCCCATTTTTATGACTTTGCAGATCATTCCCATCCTTGAAAGCACTCAAAACATACGTTTTCCATGGTTGATGCCATTGTTCCCTTGTTGTCTTTGATCGCCTTGGAGGTGATTCTGGGCATAGACAATATTGTCTTCATTTCTGTCTTGGCAGACAGATTGCCTGAAAATCAACGAGGTAGACTTCGTTTTTGGGGACTTGGACTTGCCATGGTCATGCGCTTGGTACTCCTTGCCTTTCTCTCTTGGATCCTTCACTTGGACAAAAAGCTCTTTGTTTTGTTCGACGTCGAATTCACCGGAAAGGGATTGATTCTGATCGCCGGGGGATTGTTTTTAATTTACAAAAGCGCCAAGGAAATCTACAAAAAGACAGAAACGGAGGAGCATGGGCCTCACGTTCCAGCCAAGAGTGGCTTCAGCCGAATGTTATCCGAGGTCATTTTGCTCGATTTGGTATTTTCCATCGATTCGATCATTACTGCGGTTGGCATGGTGCAAGAACTTTGGGTCATGTACACGGCAGTGATTGTGACCGTGTTGATCATGTTGGTGGCGGCAAAGCCGATCAGCAATTTTATCAGCAAGCATCCTTCGTTCAAGATCTTGGCGCTTTGCTTTTTGATGATGATCGGGGTCTCCTTGCTTGCCGAAGGCTTCCATTTTGAGATTCCCAAAGGCTATATCTACTTCTCGATGGCCTTCGCTTTTTTGGTAGACATCATTCAGATGCGGGTTTTGAAGCCAAAGGAAGAGAAATCATAATGCACGCTAGCGAATGGGAATCCAGAAATCACCCCGCCACCGGGCTTTTTTGAAGGGTGTATTTCTATCCCTATTGCTCTGTTACGGCCTTTTGGTAACTTATTGGATGCTATTCGGGTTTGGGCGCCAAGTAGTAGATGCGCCAAAATACAACCTGGTTCCATTCGCATCGATCAAGCTTTTTTTGAAAATGTATGCCAATCATCCTTGGGCTGCTGCCGTGAATCTTGCTGGCAACATCGTGATTTTTGTGCCATTTGGAGTTCTTATTCCTTTGGTATTCGGTGGCGGATGGGGGAGAATGCTGGTTTTGTTTGTAAGCGCCATCGTCATCCTGGAATGCAGCCAATTGTTGCTTCACCGCGGGAGTCTGGATGTCGATGATTTATTGTTGAATGTTTTGGGAGCAATGATGGGATATGGATGTCTGAGAATTTTCAAGGGTATTCGCATCCAAAGACCTTCAAAATCGCTGCAAGGCCCCTTTTGAAAAATGGAAGTCACAAAACTCAAAGAATTCACCGGTCATACCGCGGCGATTTACAGTCTGAGTCCGTCGACGAAGTCGGGGCATTTCATCAGTTGCGGATCTGAGGGAATCGTTGCCGAATGGAATCTGGAGACGGGGGAAGGCAAAGCCATCGTGCAGGCGCCGGGCGCAGTGTTTTCGGTATTGCTGATCGCCGAAAGGGATTTGCTCTTGCTGGGTTTGCAGTCGGGAGACTTGGTGTTTGTCGATCTGCGGAACGGGGAAACGATCAAACGGGTGCAACTGCACAAAAAGTCGATTTTCGATCTCTTGCTGTTGCCCGACGGTCAGCATGTTCTCGCATCCGGCGAAGACGGCGCGATTTCCGTTTGGAACCTGGAACGTTTGGATCATCTTCATTATCAACGCATTTCTGTAAAAAGTGTCCGCACGCTTGCCTATGATGCAAGCACGCAACGCCTGTACGCGGGGGCAAGCGATCAAACAATCCGTGAATTGGACCTCGGATTGAATGAGCTGAAGCATTGGCGGGCCCATGAAAAGTCCATTTTCAGGCTCTTGGTCGGGGAGGGGGGCAAGTTGTATTCCACTGGGTTGGATGCGCACATCACGCTGTGGAGTATTCACCAATCGGATTCGAATCCAGAAAGGATGATTTCCGTTCCTGCCCACAACTTCGCAGTCAATGACTTGATTCAAGGTCCGGACGGCATGCTCATCAGTGGCAGCATGGACAAAAGCATCAAATTCTGGAACCCCAATTCGCTGGAATTGCTCAAGGTCGTGAATTTTGAAAAGAACCAATGCCACTGGAACGGCGTCAACCGCCTGCTTTGGTTGGAAAACAGCCTCCTTTCCTGCAGCGATGACCGCAAAATCATGCAATGGGAGGTTAAGTGGAAAATTAACTGAGTTAGCAGTTAGAAAGTAGCAGTTAGCAGTTCCAATGGCGCTAAAGGCGACATTCAAAACTGCTAACTACTAACTGCTAACTGCCACCCGTATCCCCGCAGCCTCACTGTTTTTTTGCGGCAAAGCCGCAAAAAAAAATGCCCCTTACCTGAGGTAAAGGGCACTCCTGCTAAGGAGAACAATTCCAAGGAAAGAACGCTGTAAACTACAAGCGAACTGTTCCAAATCCCGTGCCAAACTCGCTTTGCTGGAATGGGCAAAGAAAAAGCCCCTACTGGATTGGTTTCACTTTAGAGGTGATTCTTTTCACGGCAAGGGCTAGAATAAAGTACGGTGCCAATCTCAATAGGATTGTAAATCAGGTGATTCCATGGTTCGTGCGTTGCCAAAGGGAACGGATTCTGCATTCGTCCAGATAACTCACAGCCAATCTTCTGCCGGAGCGCAAAACGGCAACCGAGGCGCCTTCAAACTTCCCGAAGCCCACAACTTGCTGTGCTTGCACCAGAATGCATCCATGTGTCAGCACAAAATTATTCCCGCGCAACAGCCCGCGAATCCGTTGCATGGTTGTCGGTGAATTCAACTTTTTGCCATTCGCCAGGTTGAGAATGCGTTGATCACCAGTGTCCTCAACCCAGGCGATTTCCCCAACCGGGATGAGTACCACGCCAGAAGCGGTAGGGAGGAAGATTTGAGAAAGCCTCACCTGAAGGTCAGAATCAAACTTTTCCTTGAAGAGTCTTTGGATTCCGTGTTGTTGCCGTTTGAAAATCGACGAAAGTAGGGCAAGATGCAATTCATTTGACTTCAAGGGTTTGCGTAAATGCAACGCGACATCAAACCGGATCGACTTCACCCTGCCACTGTCAGAGGACGAAACTACAATCTTCTCATAAGTAACATCCTTAGTGTCTTCAAATACCCGAAATCCTTGCCCGTTTTCAATGTCGACATCGACGATCACAAGTTCGGGAACAAGAAATTTGATGGCAGATACTGCATCCTTCACAGAATAAACCCGCCTAAAGCGGCTGCGGTTGGCAGAATCCTCAAAGTCAGGTATTCTGTTTTTGCCCTCCTTGGCGGATTGCACGATCAAAACCTCCATAGCCAGAATAAATTAAAGCGAAACTGATCTCTCTCTTGACAATACCAATCTGCATGATAAATTCGTCAGTTCCATGACAATATCTTCCTAAAAGTAACATCGTAAAAATTTAATATTCACCTAAATCAAACCGCATACGAGCCAATTCCTGACTCCCTGCGCTTCTAAGCCAGTTCATTCGCCAATGGACGGTAACAACGGCTCCCGAAAATTCAAAATGCGACGTTCATCGCCAACTCTCATCTCTCAACTCTCCACTCTCAACTTTCCACAAAACAGCCCATTGCTGATTACTCCGCTCCCTCAACCCAAGACCTTCATTTTCATTCTCCATTCTTCATTCTCCATTCTCCATTAATCACTACCTTTGCACACCCAAAATCAATGGCATCGCTATGAGCATCGCAAAGACGTACAATCCCGCCGAGCGCGAGGAAAAATGGTATCAATACTGGGAAAACAGCGGATTTTTCAAATCCGTTCCCGACGAACGTGAGCCCTATACCATCGTCATTCCTCCGCCGAATGTCACGGGAATGCTCCACATGGGGCATATGCTCAACAATACGATCCAAGACATTCTCATCCGTCGCAAGCGCATGGAAGGCTACAACGCCTGCTGGGTGCCCGGCACCGACCATGCCTCGATCGCCACGGAAGCCAAAGTTGTGCGCCTCTTGCGCGACCAAGGCATCAAAAAATCCGACCTGACCCGCGACGAATTCCTCGCGCATGCCTTCGAATGGAAGGAAAAATATAGCGGTATCATCTTGCAGCAGCTCCGCAAGCTCGGTTGCAGCTGTGATTGGGACCGCACGCGTTTTACCATGGATGCCGATTACTACAAGGCGGTGATCATGGTATTCTGCGACCTGTACGAAAAAGGCTACATCTACCGTGCCCTTCGCATGGTCAATTGGGATCCCGTGGGATTGACCGCCTTGAGCGACGAAGAGGTCATCTACAAGGAAAAGCAAGGGCGTCTCTTCCAAGTGCGGTACAAGATCGAAGGCACTAAAAATGAATATGTAACGATCGCCACGACGCGTCCGGAGACGATTTTGGGAGACTCTGCCATCTCCGTGAACCCCAAGGACATGCGCTACATGCACCTCGTGGGCAAGCGCGCGATTGTCCCATTGATTGGACGGTCGATCCCCATCATTGCCGACGATTACGTGACAATGGACTTCGGTACAGGCTGCCTCAAGGTGACCCCGGCACATGACCCGAATGACTACATGATCGGGCAGCGCCACAACCTGGAAATCATCGACGTCCTCAATCCGAACGGCACCATGAGCGAGGCGGCGCAATTGTATATCGGCGAAGACCGCTTTGAAGTGCGCAAGAAGATCGTGAAAGACCTCGAAGCAGCAGGCCACATGGTCAAAATCGAGGATTACACGAATACAGTCGGCCATAGCGAGCGCACGGATGCCGTGATCGAGCCACGCCTGTCGCTGCAATGGTGGGTAGACATGAAGGATTTGGCCAAGCCCGCGCTTGATGCCGTGATGGATGACAGCGTGAATTTGATTCCTTCGAAGTTCAAAAGCACCTACCACCACTGGATGGCGAATGTCAAGGACTGGTGCATTTCCCGTCAACTCTGGTGGGGACAGCAGATTCCTGCGTATTATTTGAAGTATGAAATGGGGCTTCCCGAGGAGCAGCGCCAATATTTTGTGGATGTCACGCCGGAAGGCGCGCTTGCAAAGGCATGCGCGAAGACGGGCCTCACACTCACGATCGACGACTTGCATCAAGATCCCGACGTGCTTGACACTTGGTTTTCGAGCTGGTTGT encodes:
- a CDS encoding Uma2 family endonuclease, which encodes MGVGEKVTVQDYLTYLDSIEGRAEYYQGVIFDMAGGTNVHSLIGVNVSGELRGFAKSKGCRVYGPDATLAIDATSSVVMPDVHVVCGEETPSSQNQNLNTNAILIIEVLSPSSGTYDRGGKFNRYKHVPNLQEYMLIEQAEPHVEVLRKQPSGIWSFQSYDDLSEVIHLTSIGFDLPMTSIYDQVVFLAKGKS
- a CDS encoding Uma2 family endonuclease yields the protein MNAAEKNLRVSANDYLIYLDSIEGRAEFYDGQIFDMAGGSNNHSKIGVNCSSALLSALSHKDCSVYGADANLAIDAANAIVMPDVHVVCGDEKYSNQNSKIHTNAIVVVEVLSPSTGLHDRGGKFHIYMKIPTLQEYVLIDQFQPQVDVLRRSDTGFWLFQSYSGMEEVIHLASLDIDIPLSSIYAKVKFDPNPDIAIKP
- the sufB gene encoding Fe-S cluster assembly protein SufB is translated as MSENLKVIEDIAGQEYAYGFVTDIESDRAPKGLNEDIVRLISSKKNEPEWLLNWRLRAFRHWLTMKEPHWQNVQYPPIDYQDITYYAAPKQKPKLNSLDEVDPELLKTFAKLGISIEEQKVLSGVAVDIVWDSTSVVTTFKEKLKTLGVIFMSFGEAVHEHPELIQKYLGAVVPYNDNYFAALNSAVFSDGSFVFIPKGVRCPMELSTYFRINESNTGQFERTLIIAEEGSYVSYLEGCTAPKRDENQLHAAVVELITLDNAEIKYSTVQNWYPGDKEGKGGIYNFVTKRGNCLGKNSKISWTQVETGSAITWKYPSCYLTGDNSVGEFYSVALTNMHQQADTGTKMVHIGKNTRSTIISKGISAGKSQNSYRGLVKILKSAEGARNFSQCDSLLLGDKCGAHTFPYIEVANPTGQVEHEATTSKIGEDQIFYCQQRGIDQEKAISLIVNGFSNAVLKNLPMEFAVEARKLLAISLEGSVG
- the sufC gene encoding Fe-S cluster assembly ATPase SufC; translated protein: MLEIKDLRVKVEDKEILKGINLSVKAGEVHAIMGPNGSGKSTLASVLAGREEYEVTDGSVTFDGKDLLELNAEERAWAGIFLAFQYPVEIPGITTITFLKTALEEIRKARGLDPMSAKEFLTRMREKANLVEIDPKLIQERSVNEGFSGGEKKRNEIFQMAMLEPKLALLDETDSGLDIDALRIVANGVNKLKNADNAVIVVTHYQRLLDYIVPDFVHVLYNGRIVKSGTKELAFELEEKGYDWIKAEVDGVPTV
- the sufD gene encoding Fe-S cluster assembly protein SufD, whose protein sequence is MTNTLEIAAEVRAWASNYEMLKSFSTGLPASVVATRDAAMQTFVRLGFPTTKHEEWKYTSLRRLVEGNFAPAFRLPQTGIDNSVDYFYDVVLPHGFGSNVVVLVNGHFDPNLSRLQAGAIRVGSLKVALENGDAGVLEHYSKIASFENHALVALNTAIAADGYYLHIPRNTQFAEPINVIHLGVGEGVAANSRTLILVDDLSEANVIETWYNWNAAPIWENHVSEISVGAGAKFELCSIQNEIEETYSLTSFTQVVQGKNSHFTSVVMSSQGGIVRNDLQVRHEGTGCETHLNGLTLLDGNTHVDHHTLVDHAMPHCYSNENYKTVLDGRSTAVFNGKVMVRPDAQKTNAFQSNKTLLLSEGASVQTKPQLEIFADDVKCSHGATTGRLDETALFYMRSRGLSAPKAKALLTYAFGAEVLEKISTVALKDTLETYLMQRLGGE
- a CDS encoding cysteine desulfurase — protein: MNMATTVASPETVLPFELARVRADFPILQTTAYGKPLVYLDNAATAQKPQAVIDATSDYYAHSNANVHRGVHYLSDQATRLYEGARDQICTYINAIHRSQVVFTKGTTDSINLVAHSFGEKLKPGDEVLISGMEHHANIVPWHLLAARSGIKVKAIPLTDSGELDLEAIPALLNERTKLLALSHVSNALGTINPVKEIIKMAHAQGIPVLLDGAQAVPHMRVDMEDLDVDFYAFSGHKLFGPTGTGVLYGKDKWLMDMRPYQGGGDMIDRVTLDYFTWNDPPHRFEPGTPNIAGFAGLGAAIAYLNQMDHVGALAHEQHLLELATAKLLEIPGLRIIGTAPEKVAVVSFVIDGIHPSDVGTLLDHRGIAVRTGHHCAQPIMDRYGVPATTRASFAFYNTEAEIDVLIAGLHKVIKMFQ
- a CDS encoding SUF system Fe-S cluster assembly protein, whose amino-acid sequence is MQQIDPELVLDLENRVMDVLKSIYDPEIPVNIYELGLIYEVAVTPFADVHIRMTLTSPNCPVAGSLPGEIQAKVECIPEVNHCEVEITFDPPWEQSMMSEEAKLELGMM
- a CDS encoding four helix bundle protein, encoding MQGRENILHEKTMNFAIRIVKMYQFLGEKKKEYIMSKQLLRSGTSIGALVRESQHGESTADFVHKLSIALKEANETAYWIELLLRSAYIDMEMFASINDDCQEIVSLLVKIIKSTKEKMK
- a CDS encoding BrxA/BrxB family bacilliredoxin — translated: MYPPELVKPMREELSSKGFQELHTADEVDAVMHDTQGTVLVIVNSVCGCAAGAARPGIVKAVTSSAKLPTHLTTVFAGVDREATDKARAYMAPYPPSSPAIALFKDGNLVHMIERRHIEGRSADMIAGNLLAAFEEHC
- a CDS encoding TerC family protein, whose translation is MVDAIVPLLSLIALEVILGIDNIVFISVLADRLPENQRGRLRFWGLGLAMVMRLVLLAFLSWILHLDKKLFVLFDVEFTGKGLILIAGGLFLIYKSAKEIYKKTETEEHGPHVPAKSGFSRMLSEVILLDLVFSIDSIITAVGMVQELWVMYTAVIVTVLIMLVAAKPISNFISKHPSFKILALCFLMMIGVSLLAEGFHFEIPKGYIYFSMAFAFLVDIIQMRVLKPKEEKS